From Pelotomaculum schinkii, one genomic window encodes:
- a CDS encoding DUF167 domain-containing protein, whose translation MLPLKEEKDGVSFKVRVQPRASKNQVAGIFEDALRVRLTAPPVDGEANEACRAFLADLLSVGRGQVEILSGLTGRNKVVKIKGVSVSEVQKRLP comes from the coding sequence GTGCTGCCGCTAAAAGAAGAAAAGGACGGCGTGTCCTTCAAGGTAAGGGTCCAGCCTCGGGCATCCAAAAACCAGGTGGCGGGAATTTTCGAAGACGCTCTCAGGGTACGGCTGACGGCGCCTCCGGTGGATGGGGAAGCTAATGAGGCGTGCCGCGCCTTCCTGGCCGACCTCCTGTCGGTCGGCCGCGGCCAGGTAGAAATCCTGTCCGGTCTGACCGGACGCAATAAAGTTGTCAAGATTAAAGGAGTCAGTGTGTCAGAAG
- a CDS encoding DUF2889 domain-containing protein: MKLIYQKSWFCSVKRIHSGELLAEASVLGTELEATGRLKADQTSFEIKDARWEVFRSPAGIFNGSQEAPGLKGTTAYFNVGRDLRREVGEHAGGLARELLAECVKGIIQSETFLFRERGFPTLKSYCEHWRKFQVDTCRYQSNLHRVTRWWNEYVDGLQHGLNLFNRSKNCAVYLLADGLIVHSGFSDSYHELGLLSRLDLAGRVEECSGSFLRAPDQVCFECALLPGRLKGLVLTECAKKQLSEIVGGPQGCEHLADLAEELRKAVAYTLANIRKGGVV, from the coding sequence ATGAAATTGATCTACCAGAAAAGCTGGTTTTGTTCGGTGAAACGGATTCATTCCGGTGAATTGCTGGCGGAGGCGTCTGTCCTGGGGACAGAGCTGGAAGCAACCGGCAGGCTTAAGGCAGACCAGACTTCTTTTGAAATTAAAGATGCCCGCTGGGAAGTATTTCGCTCGCCCGCAGGGATTTTTAACGGCAGTCAAGAGGCGCCCGGCCTGAAAGGAACAACTGCTTATTTTAATGTAGGTCGTGACCTCCGCAGAGAGGTTGGAGAACATGCCGGCGGGCTGGCCCGGGAGTTGCTTGCCGAATGCGTCAAGGGTATTATCCAGTCGGAAACTTTTCTCTTCCGGGAGAGAGGATTCCCCACCCTGAAATCCTATTGTGAACACTGGCGGAAGTTTCAGGTTGACACCTGCCGTTATCAAAGCAACCTCCATCGTGTTACACGCTGGTGGAACGAGTATGTGGACGGGCTGCAGCACGGTTTAAACCTTTTCAACCGCTCCAAAAACTGCGCTGTTTACCTTTTGGCGGACGGTCTCATCGTTCATAGCGGCTTTAGCGACTCCTACCACGAGCTGGGCCTGTTGAGCCGCCTGGACCTTGCCGGCCGGGTTGAAGAATGCTCCGGCAGCTTTCTCAGGGCGCCGGATCAGGTGTGTTTTGAGTGTGCTTTGCTCCCCGGTAGATTGAAAGGTCTGGTCCTTACAGAATGCGCCAAGAAACAGTTGTCTGAAATAGTCGGCGGGCCACAGGGTTGTGAACACCTGGCGGACCTGGCTGAGGAACTGCGTAAAGCAGTCGCCTATACGCTGGCAAATATCCGTAAAGGAGGAGTTGTATAA